Part of the Janibacter alkaliphilus genome is shown below.
ATCTCGACCAGCGGCATCTTGTCCACCGGGGAGAAGAAGTGGATCCCGACGACCCGCTCGGGGCGCTGCACGCCGGCCGCCAGGTCGCTGATCGGCAGGGTCGAGGTGTTGCTGCCGAGGATCGCGTCCGGGGCCACCTCCTCGACCCGGCGCAGCACCTCGTGCTTGACCGGGACGGACTCGGCGACCGCCTCGATCACCAGGTCGATGCCGGCCATGTCGGCCAGGTCGTCGGTCGGGGTGATCCGGGCGAGCAGCTCGGCGGAGCGCTCGGCCGTCGTCCGCCCGCGCTCGACCGCCGCGCGCTCCCGCTGCTCGGCGTACCCCTTGCCGCGACGCGCCGTCTCCAGGTCGAGGTCGCTGAGCACGACCTCGATGCCGGAGCGGGCACACACGTAGGCGATCGCCGCACCCATCATCCCGGCACCAACCACCCCGACCCGGCGGGCGGCGAAGGGGGCCGGCCCGTCCGGCCGCGAGGCCCCGCCGTTGACCCGCTGGGTGGCGAAGAAGACGCCGATCATGTTCTTGGCGACCTGCCCGGTGATCAGGCTGACCAGGTAGCGGGACTCGATCCGGGTGGCGGTGTCGATGTCGACGAGGCTGCCCTCGACCGCGGCCGCCAGCGCCGCCCGCGGCGCCGGGTAGGGCGCCCCCTTCGTCTGCTTGCGCAGGTTCGCGGCGAAGGCGGGTAGCACCGAGGCGACCTTCGGGTGGTCGGCGCCGCCGCCGGGGATCCGGAAGCCCTTGACGTCCCACGGCTGCGCCGCCTCCGGGTTCTCCCGGATCCAGGCGGCCGCCGCCGGCACCAGCTCGGACTCGTCGCTGACCAGCTGGTCCAGCACCCCCTTCTCGGCCGCCGCGGACGCACGGTGCTGGGTGCCGGTGAGGATCCAGTCCATCAGCGCCGGCTGCAGACCGAGCATGCGGACCAGGCGGGTGACGCCGCCGCCGCCGGGCAGCAGACCGAGGGTGACCTCGGGGACCCCGACCTTGAGGTCGCGGCGGTCCACGGCGACCCGGTGGTGGCAGGCCAGCGCGATCTCCAGGCCGCCGCCGAGCGCCGAGCCGTTGAGCGCGGCGACGACCGGCCGGCCGAGCTGCTCCAGCCGGCGCATGTCGGCCTTGATGGCGTCGATGTGCGCGGTGAGCTCGGCGGCCCGGTCCGGGGTGCCCTGGGAGAGCAGGGTGAGGTCACCCCCGGCGAACCACGTGGACTTGGCGCTGGTGAGCACCACACCGGTGATGCTCTCGCGCTGCGCCTCCAGCCGGTCGACCATCGCCGAGAAGCCGGCCGACCAGGTGTCGTTCATCGTGTTGACGCTCTGGTCGGGGTCGTCCATCGTCACCACGACGATGCCCTCGGCGTCCTGCTCCCAGTGCAGACCGGGGATCTCCTGCTGCGTGCTCATGCTCGCGTCCTCTCGGGTGGTCTCGCTGCGGCGCTCGGCCGCGTCGTCGCTGCTGCGTTGGGTGGACCAGCGGCCCTGCGCGTCGCTCAGACGCGCTCGATGACGGTGGCGACGCCCATGCCGGCGCCGACGCACAGGGTGGCCAGGCCGGTGCTGAGGTCGCGCCGCTCCATCTCGTCGAGCAGGGTGCCCAGGATCATCGCGCCGGTCGCGCCGAGCGGGTGGCCCAGGGCGATCGCGCCGCCGTTGACGTTGACCTTGTCGTGCGGGATCTTCAGGTCCTTCATCCACTTCAGCACGACCGCGGCGAAGGCCTCGTTGAGCTCGAAGAGGTCGATGTCCGAGACGCTCATCCCGGCCCGGGCGAGCACCTTCTCGGTGGCCGGGGTGGGGCCAGTGAGCATGATCGTGGGCTCCGAGCCGACGACGGCGCTGGCGACGACCCGGGCGCGCGGGGCGATCCCGGCGCGCCGTCCGGCGTCCTGGCTGCCGACGAGGGTGAGGGCGGCGCCGTCGACGATCCCGGAGGAGTTCGCCGCGGTGTGCACGTGCTCGATCCGCTCGACGTGCGGGTAGCGCTGCCGGGCGACCGCGTCGAAGCCGCCCTGGTCGCCGATGCCGGCGAAGGCGGGACGCAGCCCGGCCATCGACTCAGTGGTGGCGTCCGGGCGGGGGTGCTCGTCCCGCTCCAGCACCGGGACCCCGTTGAGGTCGCGGACCGGGACCAGGCTGCGGTCGAAGCGTCCGGCCGCGACCGCCTCGGCCGCCCGGCGCTGCGAGGTGAGCGCGTACTCGTCGACGTCTTCGCGGGTGAACCCCTCGAGGGTGGCGATCAG
Proteins encoded:
- a CDS encoding acetyl-CoA C-acetyltransferase, producing MTAYIYDALRTPRGKNRGGALHGTKPVDLVAGLLHELTPRNPGLDLGEIDDIVLGVVSPVGEQGGDIARTAAMVGGLPESVAGVQLNRFCASGLEAVNTAAAKVLAGDSFVLGGGVESMSRVPMGSDGGAYHQDPTTAYDHYFVPQGIGADLIATLEGFTREDVDEYALTSQRRAAEAVAAGRFDRSLVPVRDLNGVPVLERDEHPRPDATTESMAGLRPAFAGIGDQGGFDAVARQRYPHVERIEHVHTAANSSGIVDGAALTLVGSQDAGRRAGIAPRARVVASAVVGSEPTIMLTGPTPATEKVLARAGMSVSDIDLFELNEAFAAVVLKWMKDLKIPHDKVNVNGGAIALGHPLGATGAMILGTLLDEMERRDLSTGLATLCVGAGMGVATVIERV
- a CDS encoding 3-hydroxyacyl-CoA dehydrogenase NAD-binding domain-containing protein — translated: MSTQQEIPGLHWEQDAEGIVVVTMDDPDQSVNTMNDTWSAGFSAMVDRLEAQRESITGVVLTSAKSTWFAGGDLTLLSQGTPDRAAELTAHIDAIKADMRRLEQLGRPVVAALNGSALGGGLEIALACHHRVAVDRRDLKVGVPEVTLGLLPGGGGVTRLVRMLGLQPALMDWILTGTQHRASAAAEKGVLDQLVSDESELVPAAAAWIRENPEAAQPWDVKGFRIPGGGADHPKVASVLPAFAANLRKQTKGAPYPAPRAALAAAVEGSLVDIDTATRIESRYLVSLITGQVAKNMIGVFFATQRVNGGASRPDGPAPFAARRVGVVGAGMMGAAIAYVCARSGIEVVLSDLDLETARRGKGYAEQRERAAVERGRTTAERSAELLARITPTDDLADMAGIDLVIEAVAESVPVKHEVLRRVEEVAPDAILGSNTSTLPISDLAAGVQRPERVVGIHFFSPVDKMPLVEIVVGEQTSDESIAAAFDLGRQIRKTPIVVNDGRGFFTSRVIGRFIDEGIAAVGEGVEPALVEQAALQAGYPTGPLQLMDELTLTLPRTIRKETRAATEAAGGTWTEHGAEPVVDAMIDEHGRTGRAGGAGFYEYDADGRRTGLWPGLREAFTSGSAQVPMTDLQERMLFAEAVDSVRCLDDGVLRSVADADVGSIQGIGFPAWTGGVLQYINQYEGGPAGFVERARELADAYGPHLAPPESLVELAAAGQTYR